The Triticum aestivum cultivar Chinese Spring chromosome 4B, IWGSC CS RefSeq v2.1, whole genome shotgun sequence sequence CTTCGATTTCGCATGCATCGTCTCTGTTTCCTAAAAAAGCGCTGCATTTATTGATTGCGTGGGGGCATTACAAATCTGAAGAGGAGAGATTGATATCGTTTCTCTGCATGCCCGATATGGGCCACGATAATTGGGCAACAGTATTAACAAAAAAGGTACACCTGTGGGCAGTTGTTACGGAATCCCATCTAGAGATGTACCCCCCCTTGAATTTCTCTCTGGGGCCAGTTATATACAATCGAATGGCACCACGTCATTCCTGTAAGCTAATTCCATAGGTGTTGCAAAGCTCCACAATTTAGCGGGGAGCTGAGCGGTGAAACACAATTAATGGACACAACTAATAGAGGAAAATTATGTGCACTTGTTGGCCGAAACTGAATTCCAAATATTATTTCAACTTTCCGCTACAGCCTTGATATGAGAGATTTGAAAGTTGGCCCTAAAaatctggatggagggagtatgaagtTGGCACATTCTTTTGTCTTCTCATAGAAAAGGATGCCTGAAAATTTGTGAATCGTTCAGGTGAGAAATATTATATCTGCAATAGAATTTTTTTAATTGTTGCAGATGTTTTTTTTTACCTGTGAAATTGCATTTGGTGCATTCCTATTTCTGTATGTACCCTGAATCTTACCATTAAATTGTTTCCAATGCTCAAGACTTCTGTTGAAACTTTTCAGCTGGATGTGCAAATGGTAGCTGTGTTATCTGGGACTTTGAAACAAGGGGACTTGCAAGAGAATTTCGTGATAAAGATTGTactgcacctataaccagtgtcaGCTGGTCTAAATATGGTCACCGTTTGCTTGCCTCTGCTACTGATAAGTCGCTGACGCTTTGGAATGTGGTAACTGGGGAAAAGATTGCCCGCATAACTCTTCAGCAGACTCCATTGCATGCCCGTCTTCATCCTGGTTCATCCATCCCATCTGTATGCTTAGCATGTCCTCTCTCTTCTGCACCTATTCTTGTTGATTTGAATACTGGAAGTACCATAGTCCTTCCAGTTTCTGCATCTGACAGTGGTAATGTCCCTTTACCTAATTCACGTAAATTTTCGGATGGTTCTCCTCCTTTTACACCAACTGCTGCAACGTTTGATAAGAATGGAGAGCTGATATATGTGGGCAATTCCAAGGGAGAGATATTAATTGTAGATTCAAAAGGCATCCAAGTACTTGGGTTAATTCCCATCCCAGGTGGAACAGTTGTTAaggacattgttttcagcagagaTGGCCAATATCTGCTAACGAACTCTAATGATCGTGTCATTAGAGTCTATGAGAATATTCTGCCCATTAATGGTTCTGGGAAGGAGATTGAAAAAATAATCACCAACAACAATAATGACTATGGAAGCAAGTATGAGAAGCTAAAAGCAAATGGTGCACGCTGCTTAGTTCTTTCTTGCGAAGTCTCAGATGCCATTGCAAAGGTACAGTGGAAGGCACCATGCTTCAGTGGTGATGCTGAGTGGATTGTTGGTGCTTCTGCAAGCAAAGGAGAGCACAGATTGCACATATGGGACCGAGCAGGGCGTCTTATAAAGATCCTTGAAGGTCCAAAGGAAGCTCTCATTGATCTCGCTTGGCATCCATTTGATCCTACAATTGCTTCGGTGTCTGTGGCAGGCTTAACATACATTTGGGCAAAGGAACATGTAGAGAATTGGAGTGCGTTTGCTCCTGATTTTATAGAACTAGAAGAAAACGAGGAATATGTTGAACGAGAGGACGAGTTCGACATAAATGCATATGCAGAAAGGGTGAGTGACGAttcttttcttgtttttctcagtTTGTAAAATGAAAGCATACACACATCCGGCTTAATCCAAATCTTCTATGCTGCAGGTTGAAGAACTGATGATAGATCAAGATGCAGAGATTGATGTTGAAACATGTGAGAAGAACTCATCATTCAGTGATTTTGATGACTCAGCAGACGAGATCATCTACTTGCCTGCTATTCCTTCCCCGGATGCTCCTGATGAGCAGCCAGACAAGTGCCTAGTAAGCTCATCAAAATTGGAGGACAGCAATCATTCTGGTTCCCCCCCATCCTCAATGGATGCTGTGCAGAATGGTCTAGCCATTCCTCCCGCATCTAGTCCATTGGAAGGTAAAGCTGTAGACTATTGTAATTTCTCACTTCAGCAGTGTCTCATTTTGTGCCAGTTATGATATGTTTCTCAGTTGAAATCTGCCAGCAGTGTTGGTTTATTTCCCATCAAACACAAAAACCTGCAGAATATCTCAAATAATAGCGCACCCATCTGGATGAGATGTTAACATAAGTTGGTCTTCATTTTATTTTAAAACCAAGTTGCAGCAGTGCACTCGATTTTGTTGTATATAGGTGTGATATAAACATGGAGTTATACACACGCGCTGGGAAATATAAGATTTATATTATCATATATACAGACTAGATAATGTTGAACCCGTATTGATGAATGAGGATATAATCGTAGCCAGGAATAGAATCTGGAAAACCTGAACTTTTCGATGTTTGCTTAATGTATTTGTGGTTAATAACTGTTATCATCCTTCCCAAAATGAAGTGCATTCTTGGTTTTGTTTCCCTGTCAGTTGTTGACAATTCCATGGCCGAAGAGCCATCAGCGGAAGCGGCAAACGCAAAGCGGAAGAGGAGGCTATCAGCCAAGGGGCTGGAGATGCAGCAGGCTGAAAAGGTGAAGAAACCACCCATAAAGATGTCGTCCAACGGCAAGCTGTCGAAGCCCAAGAGCAAGCCGGTGGTGGAGCCTGTCAACGGCAACAGCTCGGCCAAGATCAAGCAGCAGGTGGTGGAACCTGTCAATGGGAACAGCTCGGCTGCCGACATCGACGACGAAGCGACAGAGGAGGACGAGATGTAAGCAAGCAGCTCGTACGTTTGACGCTGATGGCTCGTGTTCTAATTTCATGCTGCCCAGACCGAAAACAACGGTGAGGGCGTAGAGATAGGGCTATCACCTATGTTAATTAGTGTTCCCGTAGAAAGAAAGTATGTGTCGTGGTTATGCTGAGACATGATAAACATCGTTTGCATATGTGTTGTGTGTAGTCTGAAGTCTGCTGTTTTCTCATTGATCTTGAGGTGAAGAAACCTGATCAGTATGGACCATGGTTAAGCTTAATTCCTTTATGCCTGTAGATCATTGTAGTTAAGTCTCGGTTGATCTCGTTAGGTTGCGCCCATGGGTTATGCTATGAGCCTATCATTGCCGTATCATGTGACTTTACAGGTGTGAGATTGTGTGGGAGTGCCGTTGCCAATTGCATCCATCATTGTGCCGTCGATTGTATTACTGGGTGCTGATAAACGGTATTAGTAGTAGTACTAATCATGCGGCGGTCCGTATATAGAATCTTTGTCCAGTTGCGGTCATATCATCAAGTCGTATTATCTTTGTTGCTAAAGATGAAGATCTGCGTGCAATGCAAGCCAGGGCACTGATGGAAAGTGGCAAATGTGCCAGTAGGACTGTACTACAAAACAAATTAGTAAAGCGTGATAATAAACATAAAAGAGAAAGGGAGGAGGGTGCCCAGCTGATGAATAATTGGCACATCCAAATCTGTACTAATATTACTGTAGTACACTGATCAAAGTAGTAGTAGTCCTTTTTAGTTTGATATTTGAAACTCTGATTGACTCCCAGGTT is a genomic window containing:
- the LOC123093044 gene encoding protein RBL isoform X1, translated to MRTRPSPSQRRSREEKDHHDGETHFFNVVGKPGGFLFGERASSRRRAPPTAFDPLQGDFPETIEEFLQHGNMKCIAFNRRGTLLAAGCANGSCVIWDFETRGLAREFRDKDCTAPITSVSWSKYGHRLLASATDKSLTLWNVVTGEKIARITLQQTPLHARLHPGSSIPSVCLACPLSSAPILVDLNTGSTIVLPVSASDSGNVPLPNSRKFSDGSPPFTPTAATFDKNGELIYVGNSKGEILIVDSKGIQVLGLIPIPGGTVVKDIVFSRDGQYLLTNSNDRVIRVYENILPINGSGKEIEKIITNNNNDYGSKYEKLKANGARCLVLSCEVSDAIAKVQWKAPCFSGDAEWIVGASASKGEHRLHIWDRAGRLIKILEGPKEALIDLAWHPFDPTIASVSVAGLTYIWAKEHVENWSAFAPDFIELEENEEYVEREDEFDINAYAERVEELMIDQDAEIDVETCEKNSSFSDFDDSADEIIYLPAIPSPDAPDEQPDKCLVSSSKLEDSNHSGSPPSSMDAVQNGLAIPPASSPLEVVDNSMAEEPSAEAANAKRKRRLSAKGLEMQQAEKVKKPPIKMSSNGKLSKPKSKPVVEPVNGNSSAKIKQQVVEPVNGNSSAADIDDEATEEDEM
- the LOC123093044 gene encoding protein RBL isoform X2; the encoded protein is MNVPIVDPLQGDFPETIEEFLQHGNMKCIAFNRRGTLLAAGCANGSCVIWDFETRGLAREFRDKDCTAPITSVSWSKYGHRLLASATDKSLTLWNVVTGEKIARITLQQTPLHARLHPGSSIPSVCLACPLSSAPILVDLNTGSTIVLPVSASDSGNVPLPNSRKFSDGSPPFTPTAATFDKNGELIYVGNSKGEILIVDSKGIQVLGLIPIPGGTVVKDIVFSRDGQYLLTNSNDRVIRVYENILPINGSGKEIEKIITNNNNDYGSKYEKLKANGARCLVLSCEVSDAIAKVQWKAPCFSGDAEWIVGASASKGEHRLHIWDRAGRLIKILEGPKEALIDLAWHPFDPTIASVSVAGLTYIWAKEHVENWSAFAPDFIELEENEEYVEREDEFDINAYAERVEELMIDQDAEIDVETCEKNSSFSDFDDSADEIIYLPAIPSPDAPDEQPDKCLVSSSKLEDSNHSGSPPSSMDAVQNGLAIPPASSPLEVVDNSMAEEPSAEAANAKRKRRLSAKGLEMQQAEKVKKPPIKMSSNGKLSKPKSKPVVEPVNGNSSAKIKQQVVEPVNGNSSAADIDDEATEEDEM